From Nerophis lumbriciformis linkage group LG09, RoL_Nlum_v2.1, whole genome shotgun sequence, one genomic window encodes:
- the lipia gene encoding lipase member H isoform X1 has protein sequence MSLWRYLTLLLATAVYICKAEKCDHRVDLRLGHAIIGTTLRMKLLLFTRDTIHCSSLLSHSNLSADPNFNLSRPTTFVIHGYRPTGSPPNWADQFTELLLARKDLNVIYVDWNYGAANLNYFKVVENTHKAAHNLTAFVKKMQEHGASLNDIHMIGVSLGAHISGFVGANLDGAIGRITALDPAGPQFTGAPPEDRLDPTDALFVDALHTDIDALGYREAVGHIDFYANGGTDQPGCPKTILSGSAYFKCDHQRSVYLFFESLKHTCSSRAFPCASYRDFLDGNCMSCDRFGDAGCPVFGYDIDKWKDVLVRMGQTKTFFFTNRKSPFCMTNYRLDVVIWNEEVHWGYITVKLHGNGTDAVAKIDHKASEFKKYNETALFATFDTDLLSVKKMSLMFSTGNVFQPKYKLRVLRVRLTHLERNDRYTIQIFSHIFFQLLYLCLPVSYRPLCRYDLILAEDKEVTFSPLPCQESNF, from the exons ATGTCCCTGTGGCGATACCTGACGCTTCTCTTGGCCACAGCTGTTTACATATGCAAAG CTGAGAAATGTGATCACCGGGTGGATTTACGGCTGGGTCACGCGATCATCGGCACCACTCTGAGGATGAAGTTGTTGCTGTTCACAAGGGACACTATTCATTGCAGCTCACTCCTGTCTCACAGCAACCTGTCAGCCGACCCTAACTTCAACCTGTCAAGGCCCACCACCTTTGTCATCCATGGGTATCGGCCCACGGGTTCTCCCCCCAATTGGGCTGACCAGTTCACAGAGCTGCTTCTGGCCAGGAAAGACCTCAATGTAATATATGTGGACTGGAATTACGGAGCTGCTAATTTAAATTATTTCAAGGTGGTGGAGAACACACACAAGGCAGCACACAACCTCACTGCCTTTGTTAAAAAGATGCAG GAGCACGGTGCCTCTCTAAACGACATTCACATGATTGGAGTCAGTCTCGGTGCTCACATTTCTGGTTTTGTGGGGGCTAACCTGGATGGGGCTATTGGAAGAATTACAG CTTTGGATCCGGCTGGACCTCAGTTCACTGGAGCCCCCCCAGAGGACCGCTTGGACCCCACAGACGCCCTGTTTGTGGATGCTCTGCACACAGACATAGACG CTCTGGGCTACAGAGAAGCTGTAGGTCACATTGATTTTTACGCCAATGGAGGAACAGATCAGCCTGGCTGCCCCAAAACCATCCTTTCAG GAAGTGCCTACTTTAAATGTGACCACCAGAGATCAGTGTACCTTTTCTTTGAGTCCTTGAAACACACTTGCAGCAGCAGAGCCTTCCCATGCGCCTCCTACAGGGACTTCCTGGACGGCAACTGCATGAGCTGTGACCGCTTTGGCGACGCCGGATGCCCTGTTTTTG GTTATGACATTGACAAATGGAAAGATGTCTTGGTGAGGAtgggccaaacaaaaacattcttcttcaccaATAGAAAGTCTCCATTCTGCA TGACAAACTACAGGCTGGATGTGGTAATATGGAACGAGGAAGTACACTGGGGATACATTACCGTTAAACTACATGGCAATGGCACAGATGCTGTGGCAAAGATCGACCA caAAGCATCCGAATTTAAGAAATACAACGAGACTGCGTTGTTTGCCACGTTTGACACAGACCTCCTGTCAGTCAAAAAGATGTCTCTCATGTTCTCCACCGGGAACGTTTTCCAGCCCAAATACAAACTGCGTGTTCTCCGGGTTCGCCTCACACATCTGGAACGTAACGACAGGTACACTATTCAAATATTTAGCCACATTTTTTTCCAATTATTATACCTTTGTTTACCTGTGTCCTATAGGCCGCTATGTCGCTATGACCTCATCCTAGCAGAGGACAAAGAGGTCACCTTCTCTCCTCTTCCCTGCCAAGAGTCCAACTTTTGA
- the lipia gene encoding lipase member H isoform X2, with translation MSLWRYLTLLLATAVYICKAEKCDHRVDLRLGHAIIGTTLRMKLLLFTRDTIHCSSLLSHSNLSADPNFNLSRPTTFVIHGYRPTGSPPNWADQFTELLLARKDLNVIYVDWNYGAANLNYFKVVENTHKAAHNLTAFVKKMQEHGASLNDIHMIGVSLGAHISGFVGANLDGAIGRITALDPAGPQFTGAPPEDRLDPTDALFVDALHTDIDALGYREAVGHIDFYANGGTDQPGCPKTILSGSAYFKCDHQRSVYLFFESLKHTCSSRAFPCASYRDFLDGNCMSCDRFGDAGCPVFGYDIDKWKDVLVRMGQTKTFFFTNRKSPFCMTNYRLDVVIWNEEVHWGYITVKLHGNGTDAVAKIDHKASEFKKYNETALFATFDTDLLSVKKMSLMFSTGNVFQPKYKLRVLRVRLTHLERNDRPLCRYDLILAEDKEVTFSPLPCQESNF, from the exons ATGTCCCTGTGGCGATACCTGACGCTTCTCTTGGCCACAGCTGTTTACATATGCAAAG CTGAGAAATGTGATCACCGGGTGGATTTACGGCTGGGTCACGCGATCATCGGCACCACTCTGAGGATGAAGTTGTTGCTGTTCACAAGGGACACTATTCATTGCAGCTCACTCCTGTCTCACAGCAACCTGTCAGCCGACCCTAACTTCAACCTGTCAAGGCCCACCACCTTTGTCATCCATGGGTATCGGCCCACGGGTTCTCCCCCCAATTGGGCTGACCAGTTCACAGAGCTGCTTCTGGCCAGGAAAGACCTCAATGTAATATATGTGGACTGGAATTACGGAGCTGCTAATTTAAATTATTTCAAGGTGGTGGAGAACACACACAAGGCAGCACACAACCTCACTGCCTTTGTTAAAAAGATGCAG GAGCACGGTGCCTCTCTAAACGACATTCACATGATTGGAGTCAGTCTCGGTGCTCACATTTCTGGTTTTGTGGGGGCTAACCTGGATGGGGCTATTGGAAGAATTACAG CTTTGGATCCGGCTGGACCTCAGTTCACTGGAGCCCCCCCAGAGGACCGCTTGGACCCCACAGACGCCCTGTTTGTGGATGCTCTGCACACAGACATAGACG CTCTGGGCTACAGAGAAGCTGTAGGTCACATTGATTTTTACGCCAATGGAGGAACAGATCAGCCTGGCTGCCCCAAAACCATCCTTTCAG GAAGTGCCTACTTTAAATGTGACCACCAGAGATCAGTGTACCTTTTCTTTGAGTCCTTGAAACACACTTGCAGCAGCAGAGCCTTCCCATGCGCCTCCTACAGGGACTTCCTGGACGGCAACTGCATGAGCTGTGACCGCTTTGGCGACGCCGGATGCCCTGTTTTTG GTTATGACATTGACAAATGGAAAGATGTCTTGGTGAGGAtgggccaaacaaaaacattcttcttcaccaATAGAAAGTCTCCATTCTGCA TGACAAACTACAGGCTGGATGTGGTAATATGGAACGAGGAAGTACACTGGGGATACATTACCGTTAAACTACATGGCAATGGCACAGATGCTGTGGCAAAGATCGACCA caAAGCATCCGAATTTAAGAAATACAACGAGACTGCGTTGTTTGCCACGTTTGACACAGACCTCCTGTCAGTCAAAAAGATGTCTCTCATGTTCTCCACCGGGAACGTTTTCCAGCCCAAATACAAACTGCGTGTTCTCCGGGTTCGCCTCACACATCTGGAACGTAACGACAG GCCGCTATGTCGCTATGACCTCATCCTAGCAGAGGACAAAGAGGTCACCTTCTCTCCTCTTCCCTGCCAAGAGTCCAACTTTTGA
- the LOC133607130 gene encoding SH3 domain-containing kinase-binding protein 1: MERKANQSEELNSSVPQENSDEKSRNGAADEPRNVLPNSPPSLSPLLPKALSAVLHARQTSPGMEPEPSPRRRSPPEHMSAPKLERLQSELRELREQFEQMKSQHNKEIQLLMNELDEEKRIRLTLQMEIQRMKKHMSK, encoded by the exons ATGGAAAGAAAAGCGAACCAGAGCGAAGAGTTAAATTCTTCAGTGCCGCAAGAAAACTCTGATGAAAAAAGTCGCAATGGAGCT GCAGATGAACCCAGAAATGTTCTCCCAAACTCTCCTCCTTCACTCTCCCCTCTGCTTCCCAAAGCCCTGTCGGCTGTTCTTCACGCTAGACAAACTTCTCCCGGCATGGAACCAGAACCTTCACCTAGAAGAAGAAGTCCACCAGAACACATGTCAGCACCCAAACTGGAGCGGCTGCAGTCTGAGCTGAGAGAGCtgagggagcagtttgaacagATGAAGAGTCAGCACAA TAAGGAAATCCAACTGCTGATGAACGAGCTAGATGAGGAGAAGAGAATTCGTCTGACTTTGCAG ATGGAGATACAACGTATGAAGAAGCACATGTCCAAATGA